One segment of Neodiprion fabricii isolate iyNeoFabr1 chromosome 1, iyNeoFabr1.1, whole genome shotgun sequence DNA contains the following:
- the LOC124188117 gene encoding homeobox protein bagpipe-like, whose translation MMDDPKKIEASNSPKGSQSSQPTPFSIADILSREISSQEPERRQDASEEVEKLTHPLQGKLLVEYARTTSSHPLTEAEAHLQGTRFPRFPSPELSMARELDILRRNLAQANLTGFGNLQHLGQGSFKHLETLGTIAAYQQSATEARDSAQRQQDEALDMSKSKLFDDVEEDIYDSQSHGQTLQGRKKRSRAAFSHAQVYELERRFAAQKYLSGPERADLARGLKLTETQVKIWFQNRRYKTKRRQQQELGALVNSGSARRVAVRVLVHPDEHLRGVPLPGPGQIPGQHPGAQIHPVNKALSGFPYYCLPYHPLLCPPLHSAQIQSQTSIQDMNQRQREMQLSKNDDEK comes from the exons ATGATGGACGATCCGAAAAAAATAGAAGCCTCAAACTCGCCGAAAGGTTCGCAAAGCTCCCAACCGACTCCTTTCAGCATAGCGGATATTTTAAGCCGCGAAATATCCTCCCAGGAACCGGAGAGACGTCAAGACGCTTCCGAAGAGGTTGAAAAACTGACACATCCTCTTCAGGGTAAACTCCTCGTTGAATACGCGCGCACCACGAGCAGCCACCCTTTGACAGAAGCCGAGGCTCATCTTCAGGGAACCCGGTTTCCAAGATTTCCGTCACCGGAGTTGAGCATGGCTCGCGAGCTCGATATTCTCAGACGAAATTTAGCCCAGGCCAACCTAACCGGCTTCGGGAATCTTCAGCACCTTGGACAGGGGAGCTTCAAGCACTTGGAAACTCTCGGGACGATCGCGGCTTATCAACAGAGCGCCACCGAGGCCAGAGACTCCGCGCAGCGACAACAGGACGAGGCTTTAGATATGAGCAAGAGCAAACTTTTCG ACGACGTCGAGGAAGATATTTACGACTCTCAGTCTCACGGGCAAACACTTCAAGGCAGAAAGAAGAGGAGCAGAGCTGCCTTCTCTCACGCACAGGTATACGAATTGGAACGACGATTCGCGGCGCAAAAATACTTGTCAGGACCGGAAAGAGCCGATCTGGCTCGAGGCCTCAAGCTCACCGAAACCCAAGTCAAAATATGGTTTCAAAACCGAAG GTACAAGACCAAAAGACGCCAGCAGCAGGAACTCGGCGCCCTTGTAAACTCTGGATCCGCACGGCGAGTCGCGGTTCGCGTTCTTGTTCACCCGGACGAGCATCTTCGAGGGGTCCCGCTTCCCGGTCCCGGCCAAATTCCCGGACAGCATCCCGGCGCCCAGATACATCCGGTGAACAAGGCGCTCTCCGGTTTTCCCTACTACTGCCTCCCGTATCACCCCTTGTTGTGCCCACCGCTTCATTCCGCTCAAATACAATCCCAGACCTCGATACAGGATATGAATCAGAGGCAACGAGAGATGCAGCTTTCGaaaaatgacgacgaaaagtAA
- the LOC124188116 gene encoding homeobox protein Nkx-2.5-like yields the protein MLSSFTSATPFSVRDILNEDQQFCAMDCYPQQQQQQPQPQQHLPQDYYTYNIVPDNNWEVEKYKEQQGVISGYQNYHPEMNHVHQLSQVMPPYQETSVAEDGNVVTSSKTELRKSQSGKRSKRKPRVLFSQTQVYELEQRFKQQRYLSAPERELLAQTLKLTSTQVKIWFQNRRYKNKRARLEDAEKMQAQNMKNQSLKKIPVPVLIKDGKPNIQDAYSTPYWPNLRPEIGMGMQPADFRSGDVRLSPEFRGNHQPDMRLDTSVSPEFRSDLNSELSGRSSLNSDVHRHISPEFRANLTPEVRPAMQCDGRLVKTECCVNLSSDGSPYSDHKIVGVEAKPMTNENRVVPEILGTDYNFSNYLGPPNYQMQYVNYMDQVPIEQNLQRLW from the exons ATGCTGTCGTCCTTCACTTCGGCAACCCCGTTTAGCGTCCGCGATATCCTGAACGAAGATCAGCAATTTTGTGCCATGGATTGCTATccacaacagcaacaacagcaaccTCAACCACAACAGCATCTCCCACAAGATTACTACACGTATAACATAGTGCCGGATAACAACTGGGAGGTAGAAAAGTACAAAGAGCAACAAGGAGTAATTTCCGGCTACCAGAATTACCACCCCGAAATGAATCACGTTCACCAACTGAGTCAAGTCATGCCGCCGTATCAGGAGACCTCGGTTGCCGAGGATG GAAACGTGGTAACGTCCAGCAAAACTGAACTTCGAAAGAGTCAGTCCGGGAAAAGATCAAAGCGAAAGCCCCGAGTGTTATTCTCGCAG ACCCAGGTATACGAACTGGAACAACGCTTCAAGCAGCAAAGATACCTGAGCGCTCCGGAGCGAGAGTTACTCGCCCAGACATTGAAGCTGACGAGTACGCAGGTGAAAATTTGGTTCCAAAACCGGCGGTACAAGAACAAGCGGGCGCGACTCGAGGACGCGGAAAAGATGCAGGCACAGAACATGAAGAATCAGTCCCTGAAGAAGATCCCGGTACCGGTACTGATCAAGGACGGAAAACCGAACATCCAGGACGCGTACAGCACGCCTTACTGGCCGAACCTGCGGCCTGAAATCGGGATGGGAATGCAGCCGGCTGATTTCCGCTCCGGAGACGTCAGGCTGAGCCCGGAATTCAGGGGAAATCATCAACCCGACATGCGTCTCGACACGAGCGTCAGCCCGGAGTTCCGATCGGATCTGAATTCGGAACTCAGCGGACGGTCCAGCTTGAACTCCGATGTGCACAGACACATAAGTCCCGAGTTCAGGGCGAATTTAACGCCGGAAGTTCGCCCGGCGATGCAGTGCGACGGAAGATTGGTGAAGACCGAGTGTTGCGTGAATCTCTCCAGCGATGGTTCGCCCTATTCCGATCACAAGATCGTCGGCGTCGAGGCCAAGCCGATGACGAACGAAAACAGAGTAGTGCCGGAAATTTTGGGTACGGATTACAATTTCTCAAACTACTTGGGCCCGCCGAATTATCAGATGCAGTACGTAAACTACATGGACCAGGTTCCGATTGAACAGAACCTTCAGAGGCTGTGGTAG